TCTGAGAGGTCATCACGGGGTGTTCCGGGTCGAAGTCGGCGAGGGATCGGAGTTCTTCTGCGGCAGGGGCACGCTGCGGACGGCCGTGACGGCGTCGTTCACGTTCAGCCCCTTCTTCTTCATGGCTCTGGCCCGCTCACCCGCCGACCGCAGGCGCGGGTTGACGTACTCGTCGATGCCGAAGTTGATGAGCGAGAGGGCGACGCCGATGATGGCGATGCAGAGTCCGGCCGGCACGTACCACCACCACAGGCGCGGGAAGGCGCCGTTCTGCTGGGCCCAGAACAGGATGGTCCCCCAGTTCAGGTTGCTCACCGGGATCACCCCGATGAAGGCCAGCGTGGTGAGACCGAGGATCGCGGCGGTCACGGTACCGACGAAGCTCGAAGCGATCAGGGCCATGAGGTTGGGCAGCATCTCGACCGTGATGATCCGGCGCAGAGGCTCGCCGTTGGCACGGGCGGCCTGGATGAAGTCACGGTTGCGCAGCGACATCGTCTGGGCACGGAGCACGCGCGCACCCCATGCCCAGCCCGTGATGCCGAGCACGGCGGCGATCACGATCAGCGGCGGGTTGTCGAACTGCGAGGCGATGATGATGATGAGCGGGATACCCGGGATCACCAGGAACACGTTGGTCAGCGCCGACAGCGATTCACTCTTCCAGCCGCGCACATAGCCGGCGATCACCCCGATCGTGATCGCGATGATCGTGGCGATGAAGGCTGCGAGGAAGCCGACGACGATGACGCCGCGCGTGCCGTAGATGATCTGGCTCAGCACGTCCTCGCCCATGTGCGTCGTCCCCAGCCAGTGCTCCCACGAGGGGGGCTGCCGGAGCGCCGTGCGATCCTTCTGGGTCGGTCCGTACGGGGCGATCCACGGAGCGAGGATCGCGACGAGCACGAACACACCGAGGATGATCAGCCCGGCGATCGACTTGGGGTTGCGGAACATCGCGAACGCCTGACCCAGCTGCGACCAGAAGGTCTTGCGCGGTGGCGCGGCGGCCGGCCGCGTGCGCAGCGTGGCGGTCTCGGGCATGCCGGAGACGACGGCCGACCCGTCGGGTGCGGTGCTCTCGGTGGTGGTGGGAACGGTCATGTCAGGACTCCATCTGGCGGGTGCGCGGATCGAGGTAGGCGTAGACGACATCCGCGAGGATGTTGGCCACGAGCACCGACAGGGTGATCACGAGGAACACGCCCTGCATGAGGGCGAAGTCCTTGGCGTTGGTCGCATCGAGCAGGAGCTTGCCCACGCCCGGATAGCTGAAGACCATCTCCATCACGATCGTGCCGCCGACGATGAAGCCGATCGACAGCGCGAAGCTCTGGATCTGCGGCAGCACCGCGTTGCGGGCGGCATAGCCCCACAGCACGCGCTTGTTGGGCATGCCCTTGGCCTGGGCCACCGTGATGTAGTCATCGTCGAGCACCGTCAGCATCATGTTGCGCATGCCGAGCACCCATCCGCCGAGCGAGGCGACCACGATCGTCAGGGCGGGCAGTGTGCCGTGCATGATGACCTGACCGATGAAGTCGAAGCTCCACTCCGGGGATTGCCCCTTGTCGTAGGCGTGCGAGGAGGGGAACCACTTCAGGGTCGACGAGAAGATCGCGATCGCGATGAGCCCGAGCCAGAAGTAGGGGATCGTGTTGAAGAAGGTCGTCACGGGGATGATCGCGTCGAGCCTGCTGCCGCGCTTCCATCCGACGACGGCACCGGCGATCGTGCCGATCGTGAAGGAGATGATCGTCGCGATGCCGACCAGGCCGAGCGTCCACGGCAGTGCCGACGCGAGCACCTCGGCGACCGGCCGCAGCCCGTGCAGCGTCGAGATGCCGAGGTCGCCGCGCAGCAGCATCCCCCAGTACTCGATGTACTGCTGCCAGATCGACTTGTCGGTGTCGATGCCGAGCAGGATGCGTAGTGCTTCCTCGGCCTCCGGGCTCACGCTGCGGTTGCGCGCGAGGTAGGAGCTGACCGCGTCGCCCTTCATGAGGCGCGGCAGGAAGAAGTTGATCGTGATGGCCGCCCAGAGCGTGAACAGGTAGAAACCGGCACGCCCGGCGAAGAAGCGCCACGGGATCTTCCGGCGTCCGCGTTCCGCGACGGTCGCCGTGGTGCCGACCTCGAGAGCGTCGCGGGACGCGAGCTCGTCGTCGAGCCGGGGGAGAGCGGCGCTCACAGCGCACCTCCCATCGAGGTCGCGAAGTGCTTGTCCGGGTCGGGCGACGCGGCGCGCAGCTCCCGCGTGTACGGATCCTGCGGGTTGAGGATCACCTCGTCAGCGGCGCCGTACTCCACGACCCGGCCCTGATTGAGGACCATGATCTCGTCGCTGAAGTGACGGGCGGTGGCGAGGTCATGGGTGATGTAGAGCACGCCGAGCCCCTCCTCACGTTGCAGGTCGGCGAGCAGGTTCAGCACACCGAGGCGGATCGAGACGTCGAGCATCGACACGGGCTCGTCGGCGACGAGGAGCGAAGGGCGAGACGCGAGGGCACGGGCGATGGCCACCCGCTGTCGCTGTCCGCCGGAGAGCTCGTGCGGACGCCGGTCGATCACGGTGTCCGGGTCGAGCCGGACCCTGTTGAGCAGACGGCGCACCTCGGCCTCGGTCTCCCCCTTGGGCACCACGTCATCGAGGCGGATCGGCCGCTCCAGGTGGTAACGGATCGAGTGGTACGGGTTGAGGGAGGCGAACGGGTCCTGGAACACCATGCGCAACTGCTGCCGGTACTTCCGCAGCCCCTTGCCGCGGCGCGGGATCGGCACACCATCGAGCAGCACCTGTCCACTGGTCGGGGTCTCGAGCTGGGTGAGGATCTTCGCGATCGTGGACTTGCCGCTGCCGGACTGACCGACCAGGCCGATCGTCTGCCCGGAGGTCAGCGTGAAGCTCACATCGTCGAGCGCTTTGAGCTGGCCGGCACCGCGGACGTTGTACGTCTTCGTGATGTTCCGGAATTCGAGGGTGGTCATCGCACCAGCACCCCTCTCTCCCCGGTCAGCCGGGGGAACGACGACAGCAGTGTCTTCGTGTAGTCGTGCTCGGGCCGCGTCCAGATGCGCTCGGCGGTGGCGAGCTCGATGATCTCGCCCTCCCGCATGATCGCGATCCGGTCGCTGATCTCCAGGAGGAGGGGGAGGTCGTGGGTGATGAAGATCACCGAGAAGCCGAACTCGTGCCGCAGCTGCGAGATCTGCGTGAGGATCTCGCGCTGCACCAGCACATCGAGGGCGGTGGTCGGCTCGTCCATGACCATCAGCTGCGGGCGCAGCGCGAGGGCCATCGCGATCATGACGCGCTGGCGCATGCCGCCGGAGAGCTCATGGGGGAAGGAGCGGATGCGCTGGCGCCCGACCTTGACGATCTCGAGCAGTTCCTCGGCCTCGGCATGCCGCTGCCGGCGGTTCATGTCGGGGCGATGGATCTCGAAGACGTCTTCCAGCTGCGAGCCGATCGTCGCGACCGGGTTCAGGGCGTTCATCGCGCCCTGGAACACCATCGAGACCTTGTCCCAACGGAACCGCTGCATCGCGTCCACGTCGAGCGCGTCGATGTCGATGTCGACGCCGGTCGCATCGTGGAAGGTCACACTGCCGCCGGTGATCACGGCCGGCGCACGCAACAGGCGCTGGACTCCGTAGGCGAGCGTGGTCTTGCCGCACCCGCTCTCACCGGCGAGACCGAGGATCTCGCCGCGCTGCAGTTCGAGGTTCACGTTCTTCACCGCCTCGACGGGCGGATCGACGTCGTACACGACCGAGAAGTCGCGCACGCTGAGGAGAGGGTCTGGCATGGTGATGTCTTTCGTCGGCGGAGAAGGGGAGCCCGGGGTCGTTCACCCGGGCTCCCCACCCGGTGCTTACTCGGCGGGCTTCAGCTTCGTGAGGATCTGCACGATGTTCTGCTGCGTCGGGTCGGCCGACGCATACGGGTCCTCCTCCGAGGGCCATCCGACGTAGTTGCGGGTGTTGAACTCGCCCAGCAGCGGGTGCGCCCCCAGCGGGATGGCCGGCACCTGCTCAGCGAAGATCGTCTGCAACGTGTCGAGTGCCGCGGTGCGCTCCTCATCCGACGACGCGTTCGCGTAGGAGTTCAGGGCAGCCGTCGCCTCCGGGTCGTCGAAGCGACCGAAGTTGAAGCCGGCCTTGCCGTCCGAGATCCAGCGCGGGTCCATCGTCGAGGTGTAGAGGCCGTAGGCGGTCCCGCTGTCCTCGAGCCAGTGGATGATCGCGGAGAACGTGCCGTTGTCGCGAGGATCGGCCCAGCCGCCCCAGTCGGGCATGTCGATCTTGACCTCGGCGCCGATGGCCTCGGTCACGTCTTCGGCGATGAGCTCCTGCGCGGTGTTCCAGTCGCTCCAACCCGAGGGGACCGACAGCGTGAACGACACGGGGGCGCCGTCGGGGTCGATCAGCGCGTCGTCCTTCCACGTGTAGCCGGCGGTCTCGAGCAGGTCGCGGGCCTTCTCTGCATCGACCGAGTAGTCCACGTCCGCGAATTCGGGCTGGATCTCGTCTTCGAGGATCGACGAGAGGCCGGTGACCGACCACACGGCCTCGCTGGCACCCTCGCGGGCGATGTCGACGTAGGCATCACGGTCGATCACCCAGGCGAGCGCCTGGCGGAAGGCCGGGTCGTCGAACGGCTTCTGCTGCAGGTTCATGAACAGCGTCGCCGAACCGGTGGTGGGAGCCGCCCAGAACTTGTTGTGCTCGGGGTCGACCGACAGGAACTGCTCCTCGATCTGCGGGATGAACGCCTGCGCCCAGTCGGCGTCGCCGTTGGCGAGAGCGGTGGTCAGCGCCGTGTTGTCGCCGTAGGAGACGTAGTGCAGCTCGGGCACCGAGAGCTCGCCACCCCAGTAGTCGTCGCGGGCGTCGAGGGTGACCGACTCGGTCGACCAGTTCGAGAGGACGTAGGGTCCGGTACCCACCAGGTCGTCGCCCTTGACGGGGTCGGTGGCCGGGTCGTCGAGGTTCTCCCAGATGTGCTTCGGCACGATCGGCACGTGCAGGGCGCGGGCCTGGTTGACGTACTTCGACGCGGCGAAGGTCAGCACGACCTTGTCGCCGTCGACGGCAGCGCTGTCGAGCTGGAGGCCCGCGGTGTCGAGGGCGGGGGTGGAGGCGAGCTCGTAGGAGTAGACGATGTCGTCGGCAGTGAAGGGCTCGCCGTCGCTCCAGGTGACGTCGGCGCGGGGAACGACCGTGAGCTGCGTGTAGTCGTCGTTCCACTCGATGCTCTCGGCGAGCCACGGGGTGACCCCGCGGTCGCCGGTCTGGTTTACGAGGGCGAGGGTCTCGAAGATCACCTTGCCGTAGCCGTACTTCGAGGCGGAGGAGTCGCCGACGTAGGGGTTGTTCGATTCGGTGGTGATCGCGCCGTCGGGCTTCGCGATCGTGAGCGAGGCGGAACCGGCACCGCTGCCGGACTCGTCGCCCCCTCCTCCTGCGGAGCATCCGGCGAGGGCCGAGATACCGAGGGCGGTGATCGCGGTCGCCGCGATCAGAGATTTCCTGAGCTTCATTGCTTCTCCTTGGGCACGGTCTTTGTGCTGCGGCACCGGCGGAGGCTGCTGCGCCGGTCTGGTGTGATTCGCTTACTGTCGAGAAAGTAAGTTTCAGTGAGGTTACCGAGTAGTAAGTTGGATCGCAAGCACGGCTCGGCAATGGAGGAACGGCGATGGCAGACAGCGACCAGACGGTGCGCGTGCGCCCGGCGACGCTCGCGAAACGCGAGCAGATCCTCAAGGCGGCCATCGAGATCTTCGGGAACAAGGGATCGACGAACGGCACACTGGCCGACGTCGCGGAACAGGTCGGCATCACGCACGCCGGCGTGCTCCACCACTTCGGGTCGAAGCAGAAGCTGCTGCTCGAGGTGCTCGCCTACCGCGATCAGGACGACGTGGCGGGGCTCGCGCAGAAGCACATCCCCGGCGGACCGGAGCTGTTCCTGCACCTCGTGCGCACCGCGTTCACGAATGCGAAGCGCCCCGGCATCGTGCAGGCGTACACGGTGCTCTCCGCGGAATCCGTGACCGACGACCATCCGTCGCGCCCGTTCTTCGAAGAGCGCTACACGACGCTTCGCCGCGAGGTGACGGACGCCTTCCACGAGCTGTGCGCCCAGGAGGGCGTGAGCGATCCGCGCCGCATCGCCGACGCGGCCGCCGCGATCCTGGCCGTGATGGACGGCCTGCAGTTGCAGTGGCTCCTGCATCCGGAGGTCGTGGAGCTCGGCGAGACGAGCGAGTTCGCGATCCGCGCCATCGTCAACGCCGTACTGCATCCCGGGCCGGAGCTGGAGACCTACGCGCACGACACGGACGGCTGACGGCCCCGACACGCCCGACTAGGCTCGGGCCATGACGATCGACCTCGAAGCGCTCTACATCGACCTGCACCAGCACCCCGAGCTCTCGTTCCAGGAGACACGCACCGCGGGCATCGCCGCCCGGCATCTGCGCGATCTCGGCCTCGAGGTGGAGGAGGGCGTCGGGGTCACCGGGGTCGTGGGCCTTCTCCGCAACGGCGACGGCCCCGTCGTGTGGGTGCGCGCCGACATGGACGCGCTCCCGGTCGAGGAGCAGACCGGCCTCTCGTATGCGAGTACCGCGAAGGGCGTCGACCCCGCGGGCACCACCGTCCCCGTCATGCACGCCTGTGGCCACGACATGCACGTCACCGCCATGATCGGCGCCGTGGAGAGGCTCGTCGCGGAGCGCTCCGACTGGTCGGGAACCCTCGTCGTACTGATCCAGCCCGCCGAGGAGTACGGGGCCGGGGCGCGCGCCATGCTCGACGACGGCATCCTGGACCGCTACCCCCGTCCCGACATCGTGCTCGGCCAGCACGTGACCCCACTCCCCGCGGGCATCGTCGGGGTGCGCAGCGGGACGCAGATGGCCGCCTCCGACGGGCTCACGGTGACCTTGCATGGCCGCGGCGGACACGGCTCGCGCCCGCACGCCACGATCGACCCGG
Above is a window of Microbacterium aurugineum DNA encoding:
- a CDS encoding ABC transporter permease, whose product is MTVPTTTESTAPDGSAVVSGMPETATLRTRPAAAPPRKTFWSQLGQAFAMFRNPKSIAGLIILGVFVLVAILAPWIAPYGPTQKDRTALRQPPSWEHWLGTTHMGEDVLSQIIYGTRGVIVVGFLAAFIATIIAITIGVIAGYVRGWKSESLSALTNVFLVIPGIPLIIIIASQFDNPPLIVIAAVLGITGWAWGARVLRAQTMSLRNRDFIQAARANGEPLRRIITVEMLPNLMALIASSFVGTVTAAILGLTTLAFIGVIPVSNLNWGTILFWAQQNGAFPRLWWWYVPAGLCIAIIGVALSLINFGIDEYVNPRLRSAGERARAMKKKGLNVNDAVTAVRSVPLPQKNSDPSPTSTRNTP
- a CDS encoding TetR/AcrR family transcriptional regulator; this translates as MADSDQTVRVRPATLAKREQILKAAIEIFGNKGSTNGTLADVAEQVGITHAGVLHHFGSKQKLLLEVLAYRDQDDVAGLAQKHIPGGPELFLHLVRTAFTNAKRPGIVQAYTVLSAESVTDDHPSRPFFEERYTTLRREVTDAFHELCAQEGVSDPRRIADAAAAILAVMDGLQLQWLLHPEVVELGETSEFAIRAIVNAVLHPGPELETYAHDTDG
- a CDS encoding ABC transporter permease; this encodes MSAALPRLDDELASRDALEVGTTATVAERGRRKIPWRFFAGRAGFYLFTLWAAITINFFLPRLMKGDAVSSYLARNRSVSPEAEEALRILLGIDTDKSIWQQYIEYWGMLLRGDLGISTLHGLRPVAEVLASALPWTLGLVGIATIISFTIGTIAGAVVGWKRGSRLDAIIPVTTFFNTIPYFWLGLIAIAIFSSTLKWFPSSHAYDKGQSPEWSFDFIGQVIMHGTLPALTIVVASLGGWVLGMRNMMLTVLDDDYITVAQAKGMPNKRVLWGYAARNAVLPQIQSFALSIGFIVGGTIVMEMVFSYPGVGKLLLDATNAKDFALMQGVFLVITLSVLVANILADVVYAYLDPRTRQMES
- a CDS encoding amidohydrolase; the encoded protein is MTIDLEALYIDLHQHPELSFQETRTAGIAARHLRDLGLEVEEGVGVTGVVGLLRNGDGPVVWVRADMDALPVEEQTGLSYASTAKGVDPAGTTVPVMHACGHDMHVTAMIGAVERLVAERSDWSGTLVVLIQPAEEYGAGARAMLDDGILDRYPRPDIVLGQHVTPLPAGIVGVRSGTQMAASDGLTVTLHGRGGHGSRPHATIDPVVMAAATVMRLQTIASREIDPQGVAVVTVGSIHAGLKNNIIPAEAKLELSLRYPNEEAREKVLASVERIVRAEATASGAEREPEIRTDHTLPATINDEDATARVTTAIQRALGEASVIDPGMFTGSEDVSWFARDAGVPLVFWFWGGVDPARFAEAVAAGRLEQDIPTNHSPFFAPEIHPTIEVGVTALSAAAREFLD
- a CDS encoding ABC transporter substrate-binding protein, which encodes MKLRKSLIAATAITALGISALAGCSAGGGGDESGSGAGSASLTIAKPDGAITTESNNPYVGDSSASKYGYGKVIFETLALVNQTGDRGVTPWLAESIEWNDDYTQLTVVPRADVTWSDGEPFTADDIVYSYELASTPALDTAGLQLDSAAVDGDKVVLTFAASKYVNQARALHVPIVPKHIWENLDDPATDPVKGDDLVGTGPYVLSNWSTESVTLDARDDYWGGELSVPELHYVSYGDNTALTTALANGDADWAQAFIPQIEEQFLSVDPEHNKFWAAPTTGSATLFMNLQQKPFDDPAFRQALAWVIDRDAYVDIAREGASEAVWSVTGLSSILEDEIQPEFADVDYSVDAEKARDLLETAGYTWKDDALIDPDGAPVSFTLSVPSGWSDWNTAQELIAEDVTEAIGAEVKIDMPDWGGWADPRDNGTFSAIIHWLEDSGTAYGLYTSTMDPRWISDGKAGFNFGRFDDPEATAALNSYANASSDEERTAALDTLQTIFAEQVPAIPLGAHPLLGEFNTRNYVGWPSEEDPYASADPTQQNIVQILTKLKPAE
- a CDS encoding ABC transporter ATP-binding protein, with amino-acid sequence MTTLEFRNITKTYNVRGAGQLKALDDVSFTLTSGQTIGLVGQSGSGKSTIAKILTQLETPTSGQVLLDGVPIPRRGKGLRKYRQQLRMVFQDPFASLNPYHSIRYHLERPIRLDDVVPKGETEAEVRRLLNRVRLDPDTVIDRRPHELSGGQRQRVAIARALASRPSLLVADEPVSMLDVSIRLGVLNLLADLQREEGLGVLYITHDLATARHFSDEIMVLNQGRVVEYGAADEVILNPQDPYTRELRAASPDPDKHFATSMGGAL
- a CDS encoding ABC transporter ATP-binding protein translates to MPDPLLSVRDFSVVYDVDPPVEAVKNVNLELQRGEILGLAGESGCGKTTLAYGVQRLLRAPAVITGGSVTFHDATGVDIDIDALDVDAMQRFRWDKVSMVFQGAMNALNPVATIGSQLEDVFEIHRPDMNRRQRHAEAEELLEIVKVGRQRIRSFPHELSGGMRQRVMIAMALALRPQLMVMDEPTTALDVLVQREILTQISQLRHEFGFSVIFITHDLPLLLEISDRIAIMREGEIIELATAERIWTRPEHDYTKTLLSSFPRLTGERGVLVR